The following proteins are co-located in the Streptomyces bottropensis ATCC 25435 genome:
- a CDS encoding DUF7144 family membrane protein, whose protein sequence is MAQHSTAPRSNPTSQETSAHHRDARSEWAHGGMVFAGVLMMAIGVMSILNGIAGIATDDVYTNIGDYVFEFSLTAWGWIHLVLGLAVLATGWGVMQGRGWARAAGIALTSLFAIEYFMFLPYAPIWSLICIGAAVFVIWSLATSPESHSRM, encoded by the coding sequence ATGGCCCAGCACAGCACCGCACCGCGTTCGAACCCGACGTCGCAGGAGACGTCGGCGCACCACCGGGACGCCCGCTCGGAGTGGGCCCACGGCGGGATGGTCTTCGCCGGTGTCCTGATGATGGCCATCGGCGTCATGAGCATCCTCAACGGCATCGCGGGGATCGCCACGGACGACGTCTACACGAACATCGGTGACTACGTCTTCGAGTTCAGCCTCACCGCGTGGGGCTGGATCCACCTGGTGCTCGGACTCGCCGTCCTGGCCACCGGCTGGGGCGTCATGCAGGGCCGTGGCTGGGCCCGTGCGGCGGGGATCGCCCTGACGTCGCTGTTCGCCATCGAGTACTTCATGTTCCTGCCCTACGCGCCGATCTGGTCACTCATCTGCATCGGCGCCGCGGTGTTCGTGATCTGGTCCCTGGCGACGTCCCCGGAGTCCCACTCCCGCATGTGA